A stretch of Candidatus Palauibacter australiensis DNA encodes these proteins:
- a CDS encoding acetyl-CoA carboxylase carboxyltransferase subunit alpha, translated as MSIEQEGLAELRDHVEELRNKARERGIDVSAELGPLEAQLAAAHDEAMARLSRFDRVKLARNQDRPFSLDYIHGIGTDFFELRGDRVFRDDPAIVGGWLKLDGRSVMVIGHQKGREMKENLRRNFGSPHPEGYRKAKRLLRLAEKFGRPVITFIDTQGAYPGIGAEERGQAEAIARNLAVMAGLRVPIVSCVIGEGGSGGALGIGVADRVLMMENAIYSVISPEGCAAILWRSREHSDQAAEALKLTARDLQDLGVVDQVIPEPRGGAHVDREAAVEAMGAAIRRHLRELAKREPGELVESRRDKYYAIGAWEER; from the coding sequence ATGTCGATAGAACAGGAGGGTCTGGCCGAGCTCCGCGACCATGTGGAGGAGCTTCGGAACAAGGCCAGAGAACGCGGAATCGACGTGAGCGCCGAGCTGGGGCCGCTGGAAGCCCAACTCGCCGCCGCGCACGATGAGGCCATGGCCCGACTCTCGCGTTTCGATCGTGTGAAGCTCGCCCGCAACCAGGACCGTCCCTTCTCGCTCGACTACATCCACGGGATCGGCACGGATTTCTTCGAGTTGCGCGGCGACCGCGTCTTCCGCGACGACCCGGCCATCGTCGGCGGCTGGCTCAAGCTCGACGGCCGTTCCGTCATGGTCATCGGGCACCAGAAGGGCCGGGAGATGAAGGAGAACCTGCGCCGCAATTTCGGTTCTCCCCATCCCGAGGGATACCGCAAGGCGAAACGCCTGCTGCGGCTGGCCGAGAAGTTCGGGCGCCCCGTCATCACCTTCATCGACACGCAGGGAGCGTATCCCGGGATCGGTGCCGAGGAGCGGGGCCAGGCGGAGGCGATCGCCCGCAACCTCGCCGTGATGGCGGGGCTGCGCGTCCCCATCGTGAGCTGCGTCATCGGCGAGGGAGGTTCGGGTGGAGCCCTGGGGATCGGCGTGGCGGACCGCGTCCTCATGATGGAGAACGCGATCTACTCCGTGATCTCGCCCGAAGGGTGCGCCGCGATCCTGTGGCGGAGCCGCGAGCACTCCGACCAGGCGGCGGAGGCGCTCAAGCTCACGGCCCGCGACCTCCAGGATCTGGGCGTGGTGGACCAGGTCATCCCGGAGCCCCGGGGAGGGGCGCATGTCGACCGGGAGGCCGCGGTCGAAGCCATGGGCGCCGCGATCCGGCGCCACCTGCGCGAACTGGCGAAGCGGGAGCCGGGCGAACTGGTCGAATCGCGGCGCGACAAGTACTACGCCATCGGCGCCTGGGAGGAGAGGTGA
- the dnaE gene encoding DNA polymerase III subunit alpha, which produces MQFVHLHTHSEYSLLDGANRIDDLIDRAVELGMPAIALTDHGNMHGAWEFQEKARARGIKPIIGCEVYVAYGDRRSRKLEEGAPAHSAHLVLLAENRRGYSNLVKLSSIGYTEGFYRRPRVDHEMLERYSDGLICLSACLVGEVASYLHHERYEDAKRTAEWHAGVFKDRYWLELQNHGIPKQDLVNKGIIQISEELGLPLVVTNDAHYMRREDADAHDTLLCIGTGKDKDDPDRLRFHGEESYFKSADEMAELFPDLPGLLAETVKIAERCDVQFEKQYHLPDFPLPDRFSEPMQMLRHEATEGAKSRYGDPLPEEVRQRLDYELGVIENTGYAGYLLIVWDFIVAARERDIPVGPGRGSAAGSIICYALGITDVDPLEFDLLFERFLNPERVSMPDIDIDFCYERRGEVIDYVREKYGQASVGQIITFGTMKARAVIRDVGRVLGFSPSDTDRLAKLVPSTPGYSLTVAEARKKVGELAESDREDAQVRKLLDYAERIEGLARHSSVHAAGVVIAPGPLDDYVPICSDTKSGAVITQFDMNALEKAGMLKMDFLGLRTLTVIDDAARNVEERHGTRVDWEEIGLDDPAVYEMLADGRTSGVFQFESSLATDKLRAMRCDRFDDLVAVNALIRPGPLDSGMTDVYIKRKRGLQSVDYPHPDLKEVLEPTYGVITYQEQVMRAANLLAGFSLAEADVLRKAVGKKDADLTDRVLGEFVKRAVERGVAKPKAGEIAKLIRTFGRYGFNKAHSVAYALLSYRTAWLKAHYPAEFMAGLLSSEIGSTDAVVSYIGAARLLGIRVLPPSVKESGYRFTVVDDPDDPGRSAIRFGLGAIKGVGHSAIRSIQAAREEAPFESFIDFLERIDLRLNNSRVIQALIGAGALDDLGDRAALTTGLEVMLNEAQLRRQEAESGQTSLFGGDSAETRPEIELPVVPAWSERNRLREEKERLGFYISGHPLERYRDLVDMYALEARTTNLRERRDRKVEVPCVITETSVRTARKDGREWARLTIEDFHGTATTLVFGDVWQKNRGLLTDDRPVLIAGTVSGNSRDDDDPPIFLDSVRALADVRDEGQVGILIELREDDRLEPGAFGKARALIEASPGLGPLYVDATAVRGQANGGANGDLGVPEDDAHPSRFKSRTLRVAPTPTLVEELRALLGGSGVRLVRNH; this is translated from the coding sequence ATGCAGTTCGTTCATCTTCACACACATAGCGAGTACTCGCTCCTCGATGGCGCGAACCGGATCGACGACCTGATCGACCGCGCGGTCGAACTCGGCATGCCCGCCATCGCCCTCACGGACCACGGCAACATGCACGGCGCGTGGGAGTTCCAGGAGAAGGCCCGCGCCAGGGGAATCAAGCCGATCATCGGCTGCGAGGTCTACGTCGCGTACGGCGACCGCCGCTCCCGCAAGCTGGAGGAGGGAGCCCCGGCCCACAGCGCCCACCTCGTGCTGCTCGCCGAGAACCGGCGCGGCTACTCGAATCTCGTGAAGCTCTCGTCGATCGGGTACACGGAGGGCTTCTACCGTCGCCCGCGCGTGGATCACGAGATGCTCGAGCGCTACTCGGACGGGCTCATCTGCCTCTCCGCCTGCCTCGTGGGCGAGGTCGCAAGCTACCTGCACCACGAGCGGTACGAGGACGCGAAGCGGACGGCGGAGTGGCACGCGGGCGTGTTCAAGGACCGCTATTGGCTCGAACTCCAGAACCACGGGATTCCGAAGCAGGACCTCGTCAACAAGGGGATCATCCAGATCTCCGAGGAACTCGGGCTGCCGCTCGTCGTCACGAACGACGCGCACTACATGCGGCGGGAGGACGCGGACGCGCACGACACGCTCCTCTGCATCGGGACCGGAAAGGACAAGGACGACCCCGACCGGCTCCGTTTCCACGGGGAGGAGAGTTACTTCAAGAGCGCCGACGAGATGGCGGAACTCTTCCCCGATCTGCCCGGCCTGCTCGCCGAGACGGTGAAGATCGCGGAGCGCTGCGACGTCCAGTTCGAGAAGCAGTACCATCTGCCCGATTTCCCGCTCCCGGACCGCTTCTCCGAACCCATGCAGATGCTGCGCCACGAGGCGACGGAGGGAGCGAAGTCCAGGTACGGCGATCCCCTGCCCGAGGAGGTGCGCCAGCGCCTCGACTACGAACTCGGAGTCATCGAGAACACAGGGTATGCGGGCTACCTGCTCATCGTCTGGGATTTCATCGTCGCGGCGCGCGAACGGGATATCCCGGTCGGACCCGGCCGCGGATCCGCCGCGGGATCGATCATCTGCTACGCGCTCGGCATCACCGATGTGGACCCGCTCGAGTTCGACCTCCTCTTCGAGCGCTTCCTGAATCCGGAACGCGTCTCCATGCCGGACATCGACATCGACTTCTGCTACGAGCGCCGCGGCGAGGTCATCGACTACGTGCGGGAGAAGTACGGACAGGCTTCGGTGGGGCAGATCATCACCTTCGGGACGATGAAGGCGCGCGCCGTGATCCGGGACGTGGGCCGCGTGCTCGGCTTCTCGCCCTCGGACACGGATCGCCTCGCGAAGCTCGTGCCGTCGACGCCGGGGTATTCGCTCACGGTGGCGGAGGCGAGGAAGAAAGTGGGCGAACTCGCCGAGAGCGACCGCGAGGACGCCCAGGTCAGGAAACTCCTCGACTACGCGGAACGCATCGAGGGGCTCGCGCGCCACAGTTCCGTGCACGCCGCGGGCGTCGTAATCGCGCCGGGACCGCTGGACGACTACGTGCCGATCTGCTCGGACACCAAGAGCGGCGCCGTGATCACACAGTTCGACATGAACGCGCTCGAGAAGGCGGGCATGCTCAAGATGGATTTCCTGGGCCTTCGCACGCTGACCGTGATCGACGACGCCGCCCGGAACGTCGAGGAACGGCACGGGACCCGCGTGGACTGGGAGGAGATCGGCCTCGACGACCCCGCCGTGTACGAGATGCTCGCGGATGGCCGCACGAGCGGCGTGTTCCAGTTCGAATCCAGCCTCGCCACGGACAAGCTGCGCGCCATGCGCTGCGACCGCTTCGACGACCTCGTCGCCGTCAACGCGCTCATCCGCCCGGGCCCGCTCGATTCCGGGATGACGGACGTCTACATCAAGCGCAAGCGGGGACTCCAGTCGGTGGACTATCCCCATCCCGACCTCAAGGAGGTTCTGGAGCCGACGTACGGGGTCATCACCTACCAGGAGCAGGTGATGCGGGCCGCCAACCTGCTCGCGGGCTTTTCGCTCGCCGAAGCCGACGTGCTCAGGAAGGCGGTGGGGAAGAAGGACGCCGACCTCACGGACCGGGTCCTCGGGGAGTTCGTCAAGCGCGCGGTCGAGCGCGGCGTGGCGAAACCGAAGGCGGGCGAGATCGCCAAACTCATCCGCACCTTCGGCCGCTACGGCTTCAACAAGGCGCACAGCGTGGCCTACGCGCTCCTCTCCTACCGGACCGCGTGGCTGAAGGCGCACTACCCGGCCGAGTTCATGGCCGGCCTCCTGTCGTCGGAAATCGGGAGCACGGATGCGGTCGTGTCCTACATCGGAGCCGCTCGGCTGCTCGGGATCCGGGTACTCCCCCCCTCGGTGAAGGAGTCGGGGTATCGCTTCACGGTCGTCGATGATCCGGACGATCCCGGGAGGTCGGCGATCCGCTTCGGGCTGGGCGCGATCAAGGGCGTGGGACACTCGGCGATCCGGTCGATCCAGGCGGCGCGGGAAGAGGCGCCGTTCGAGAGCTTCATCGACTTCCTCGAACGGATCGACTTGCGGCTCAACAACTCGCGCGTGATCCAGGCCCTCATCGGAGCCGGGGCGCTCGACGACCTGGGCGACCGCGCCGCGCTCACCACCGGTCTCGAGGTCATGCTCAACGAGGCGCAGTTGCGCCGGCAGGAGGCCGAGAGCGGACAGACGAGCCTGTTCGGGGGCGACTCGGCGGAGACGCGGCCGGAGATCGAACTCCCGGTCGTGCCCGCGTGGAGCGAGCGCAACCGCCTGCGCGAGGAGAAGGAACGTCTCGGGTTCTACATCTCCGGACACCCGCTCGAGCGCTACCGGGATCTCGTCGACATGTACGCGCTGGAGGCGAGGACGACGAACCTGCGCGAGCGCCGCGACCGGAAAGTGGAGGTCCCCTGCGTCATCACGGAGACGTCGGTGCGCACCGCGCGGAAGGACGGCCGGGAGTGGGCGCGCCTCACGATCGAGGACTTCCACGGGACGGCGACGACGCTCGTGTTCGGCGATGTGTGGCAGAAGAACCGCGGTCTCCTCACGGACGACCGCCCGGTCCTGATCGCGGGCACGGTGTCCGGTAACTCGCGGGATGACGACGATCCGCCCATCTTCCTCGACTCCGTGCGGGCGCTCGCGGACGTGCGGGACGAGGGCCAGGTGGGGATCCTGATCGAACTCCGCGAGGACGACCGGCTGGAACCCGGCGCGTTCGGCAAGGCGCGCGCGTTGATCGAGGCGTCGCCGGGACTCGGCCCTCTCTACGTGGATGCGACCGCGGTCCGGGGCCAGGCGAACGGCGGTGCGAACGGGGATCTCGGGGTGCCGGAAGACGACGCGCACCCCTCCCGGTTCAAGTCGCGCACGCTACGCGTGGCCCCGACGCCGACCCTGGTCGAGGAACTGCGCGCGCTGCTGGGCGGAAGCGGTGTGAGACTGGTCCGGAACCACTGA
- a CDS encoding DUF4837 family protein, translating to MKIRPFGAPMALLAAVLPILSACSRQTAFGEANSLIILAPDSLSQQVEEETKRVLEPTIFTSRDEKQYEVSFVDPGHENVGQLKMFRNLIVFGTADDPLMLEVAAEASQDLGALEPGRVFQASNVWALSQTVTAVLLRSGREAESWVAALPSVLNAVDTNYRELVLRRMFATAADTALRADLGRRFGFSMLVPEVYDRIARDLGGGDSLVILRNDNPDPSELIRSILVAWRPGVDSLTRELALEWRAEIDAVHYNVPQRIDDTNSSVVSFMWEGRPALEVTGVWQDEAGGFPAAGPFIVWLIDCPARTYFVDAWLYSPNRAKYEYMLQLQEILGSFRCVESGA from the coding sequence ATGAAAATCCGTCCCTTCGGCGCCCCGATGGCGCTCCTCGCGGCCGTGCTCCCGATCCTCTCCGCCTGCAGCAGGCAGACGGCGTTCGGCGAGGCGAACAGCCTCATCATCCTCGCTCCCGACTCACTCTCGCAGCAAGTGGAGGAGGAGACCAAGCGGGTCCTCGAGCCCACGATCTTCACGAGCCGCGACGAGAAGCAGTACGAGGTCAGCTTCGTCGACCCGGGCCACGAAAACGTCGGACAACTGAAGATGTTCCGTAACCTGATCGTGTTCGGGACGGCGGACGATCCCCTCATGCTCGAGGTGGCGGCCGAGGCGAGCCAGGATCTCGGCGCGCTCGAGCCGGGCCGTGTCTTCCAGGCGTCCAACGTGTGGGCCCTGTCCCAGACAGTAACGGCGGTTCTGCTGCGGTCCGGCCGCGAAGCCGAGTCGTGGGTGGCGGCCCTCCCGTCGGTCCTCAACGCGGTGGACACGAACTACCGCGAACTGGTGCTGCGGCGGATGTTCGCGACGGCCGCCGACACCGCGCTCAGGGCGGATCTGGGGCGGCGGTTCGGGTTCTCGATGCTGGTCCCCGAGGTCTACGACCGGATCGCGCGGGACCTCGGCGGTGGCGACAGCCTCGTCATCCTGCGCAACGACAACCCGGACCCGAGCGAACTCATCCGCTCGATCCTCGTCGCCTGGCGCCCGGGCGTGGACTCGCTGACGAGGGAGCTGGCGCTGGAGTGGCGGGCGGAGATCGATGCCGTGCACTACAACGTCCCGCAGCGGATCGACGACACGAATTCGAGCGTGGTCAGCTTCATGTGGGAGGGCCGCCCGGCGCTGGAGGTGACGGGCGTGTGGCAGGACGAGGCGGGCGGATTCCCCGCCGCGGGCCCGTTCATCGTCTGGCTGATCGACTGTCCGGCGCGCACGTACTTCGTCGATGCGTGGCTCTATTCGCCGAACCGGGCCAAGTACGAGTACATGCTGCAGTTGCAGGAGATACTGGGGTCGTTCCGCTGCGTCGAGTCCGGGGCATAG